A single region of the Acidobacteriota bacterium genome encodes:
- the aroE gene encoding shikimate dehydrogenase — MSSTGAEMNFLPQIVGSFADPAAENPTVEMVEAAFRHHGLHWRYLNCEVPADRLAAAVAGARAMGWAGFNCSLPHKVAVIEHLDGLGESARLIGAVNCVVRDGDGRFIGENTDGKGFLRSLEKVTSAAGKRVAIFGAGGAARAIAVELALAGAAEITIVNRTRERGEELARHIASHTATRTGFEHWRGAYRLAADVDVAINATSIGLFPDVDAELLLDFDSLRPSMVIADVIPNPPRTRLLEATAARGCTVLDGLGMLVNQGLSGIRYWTGVEVDPRVMRARLEAIFG; from the coding sequence ATGTCCTCGACTGGCGCCGAGATGAACTTCCTGCCCCAAATCGTCGGCTCCTTTGCCGACCCTGCGGCCGAGAACCCGACCGTCGAGATGGTCGAGGCTGCGTTCCGTCACCACGGCCTGCACTGGCGGTACCTGAACTGCGAAGTGCCGGCGGATCGGCTGGCGGCGGCGGTAGCCGGCGCCCGCGCCATGGGTTGGGCCGGATTCAACTGCTCGCTGCCGCACAAGGTCGCTGTGATCGAGCACCTGGACGGGCTGGGCGAGTCGGCCCGCCTGATCGGTGCGGTGAACTGCGTCGTCCGCGACGGCGACGGCCGATTCATCGGCGAGAACACGGACGGCAAGGGCTTCCTCCGCTCACTCGAGAAAGTGACGTCGGCGGCGGGCAAGCGAGTCGCGATCTTCGGCGCCGGGGGTGCCGCTCGGGCGATCGCTGTCGAACTGGCGCTAGCCGGAGCAGCCGAGATCACGATCGTCAACCGCACCCGGGAGCGGGGCGAAGAACTGGCACGGCACATCGCCAGCCACACGGCGACCCGAACCGGGTTCGAACACTGGCGCGGCGCCTACCGGCTGGCGGCGGACGTCGACGTGGCGATCAACGCCACCTCGATCGGCCTGTTCCCGGACGTGGACGCCGAGCTGCTGCTCGACTTCGACTCGCTCCGACCGTCGATGGTGATCGCCGACGTGATCCCCAACCCACCAAGAACCCGCCTGCTCGAGGCGACCGCAGCACGCGGCTGCACCGTGCTCGACGGCCTCGGCATGCTCGTCAACCAGGGCTTAAGCGGGATCCGCTACTGGACCGGTGTCGAGGTCGATCCCCGGGTCATGCGCGCCCGCCTGGAGGCGATCTTCGGCTGA
- a CDS encoding ABC transporter permease, whose product MPEGVGQSAAGRWRRRLLDVLGRNLSIVVLVLLCLISSAATWREQNPITSRSGGAVARQVLEACQAPCSVLVVARDTEADRVFVQAIEQGLDVAGVRIAGRVFGQPRDVRLELERIVGAGSSVDAIATHRIASEWGPVRTAGTPVFSPRSYHWPTFLTARNLLNVVNQNADIAIIALGMTLVILTAGIDLSVGSLLALAGVIAAVAAQEWFGGDAASPAGLLAAMLLGVAAAALGGLLSGTMVTAFRVPPFVATLGLMMLARGLALILAVGYQRRLVGGGAEGTPEAVRVDAAAFAWLGNGAVLGVPNPIVLMLVLFVAAHLLMTRTMFGRYVYAVGGNVEAARLSGVPVTAVLLAVYCLCGAFAGLAGIVDASRFEGGRPNAGELYELQVIAAVVVGGASLAGGRGRIAGTLIGAMIIAVIQNGLNIAGVASYEQKVVFGALILAAVLLDRLQPKIASRRARMTRGSTSTPVQ is encoded by the coding sequence TTGCCTGAAGGGGTCGGGCAGTCCGCCGCCGGACGGTGGCGTCGCAGGTTGCTGGACGTCCTGGGCCGCAACCTCTCGATCGTCGTGCTGGTCCTCCTCTGCCTGATCTCGAGCGCGGCGACCTGGCGCGAACAGAATCCGATCACGAGTCGTTCCGGCGGCGCGGTCGCGCGCCAGGTGCTGGAGGCTTGTCAGGCGCCGTGCTCGGTGCTCGTCGTTGCACGGGACACGGAGGCCGACCGGGTGTTCGTACAGGCGATCGAACAGGGCCTCGACGTTGCCGGCGTCCGGATCGCCGGCCGCGTGTTCGGCCAGCCGCGCGACGTCCGGCTCGAACTGGAGCGGATCGTTGGGGCGGGCAGTTCCGTTGATGCGATCGCCACCCACCGGATCGCGTCCGAGTGGGGGCCGGTGCGAACCGCAGGGACGCCGGTGTTCTCGCCGAGGAGCTACCACTGGCCGACGTTCTTGACTGCCCGCAACCTGCTCAACGTGGTGAACCAGAACGCGGACATCGCGATCATCGCGCTCGGCATGACCCTGGTCATCCTGACCGCGGGAATCGATCTCTCCGTCGGCAGTCTGCTGGCGCTGGCCGGCGTGATCGCCGCGGTGGCGGCGCAGGAGTGGTTCGGCGGCGACGCGGCGTCACCAGCGGGACTTCTGGCGGCGATGCTCCTGGGTGTCGCGGCTGCGGCCTTGGGCGGCCTCCTCAGCGGGACGATGGTCACCGCCTTCCGGGTGCCGCCGTTCGTCGCCACCCTGGGCCTGATGATGCTCGCCCGCGGTCTTGCCCTGATCCTCGCCGTCGGTTACCAGCGGCGCCTGGTGGGTGGCGGCGCCGAGGGGACGCCGGAGGCGGTGCGGGTCGATGCGGCGGCCTTCGCCTGGCTCGGCAACGGCGCCGTGCTCGGCGTGCCGAACCCCATCGTGCTCATGCTCGTCCTGTTCGTGGCCGCCCACCTGCTGATGACGCGAACCATGTTCGGACGCTACGTCTACGCCGTCGGCGGCAACGTTGAGGCGGCGCGCCTGTCGGGCGTGCCGGTGACCGCGGTACTGCTCGCAGTCTACTGCCTGTGCGGGGCGTTCGCCGGACTGGCGGGGATCGTCGACGCCTCGCGCTTTGAGGGCGGACGGCCGAACGCCGGCGAGCTCTACGAACTGCAAGTGATCGCCGCCGTGGTGGTCGGCGGCGCAAGCCTGGCGGGCGGCCGCGGCCGGATCGCGGGGACGCTGATCGGCGCGATGATCATCGCCGTCATCCAGAACGGCCTGAACATCGCGGGTGTCGCGTCCTACGAGCAGAAGGTCGTGTTCGGTGCCCTGATCCTCGCCGCGGTGCTGCTGGACCGGCTTCAGCCGAAGATCGCCTCCAGGCGGGCGCGCATGACCCGGGGATCGACCTCGACACCGGTCCAGTAG